The Microbacter sp. GSS18 genome has a segment encoding these proteins:
- a CDS encoding Na(+)/H(+) antiporter subunit C translates to MNEAADSGLSVSMVLIVIMAVLFAAGVYAMLERSLTRVLIGFLLLGNAANLLLLIVMGAPGIAPFANSGEPGEMSDPLPQALMLTAIVITFAVSAFLLALIYRSWQLGQADTVEDDEADREVRERGVADEESLDAETEVEASDATTDFVEVQTRPITIPTGRAARGAQGVTGRRRRSPRDQDGGDE, encoded by the coding sequence ATGAACGAGGCGGCCGACTCCGGACTCAGCGTGTCGATGGTGCTCATCGTCATCATGGCGGTGCTGTTCGCGGCGGGCGTCTACGCGATGCTCGAGCGCAGCCTCACGCGCGTCCTGATCGGCTTCCTGCTGCTGGGCAACGCGGCGAACCTCCTCCTGCTGATCGTCATGGGGGCGCCGGGCATCGCCCCCTTCGCGAACTCCGGCGAGCCGGGCGAGATGTCCGACCCCCTTCCGCAGGCGCTCATGCTCACCGCGATCGTGATCACGTTCGCGGTCTCGGCGTTCCTGCTGGCGCTCATCTACCGGTCGTGGCAGCTCGGGCAGGCCGACACCGTCGAGGACGACGAGGCCGACCGCGAGGTCCGCGAGCGCGGCGTCGCCGACGAGGAGTCGCTGGACGCCGAGACCGAGGTCGAGGCGTCCGATGCCACGACCGACTTCGTCGAGGTCCAGACGCGGCCGATCACGATCCCCACCGGCCGCGCGGCGCGCGGCGCGCAGGGCGTGACGGGACGCCGCCGCAGATCGCCGCGCGACCAGGACGGGGGCGACGAATGA
- a CDS encoding Na+/H+ antiporter subunit D, translating into MTPVAPALVPLLVTLPLLGAAIALIAGRHRRVQVTVSIVTLTVVCAIAGVLLAVVDLGDQAIAVSVGGWPIPYGIVLYVDRFAALLVMVSSVVLLAVLLFSVGQGAADGDDDTPVSIFHPTYLVLAAGIFTAFIAGDLFNLYVGFEILLVASYVLITLGSTRSRIRTGAVYIVVSLVSSILFLAAIAMIYGALGTVNMVHIAQRMSELPTETQLVLHVLLLVAFSIKAAVFPLSFWLPDSYPTAPAPVTAVFAGLLTKVGVYAIIRTETELFLDSDVNTVLMYAALATMIVGVLGAVAQAELKRILSFTLVSHIGYMIFGLAIATPAAIGATVYYMVHHIVVQTTLFLAVGLVERRAGSTSILRVKGLMRAAPVIAVLYFIPAVNLGGLPPFSGFIGKFALFDAAAQVGTPLMIVLIVGGVVTSLLTLYALMRAWNLSFWREEDDSAETEERIAYLDDAPDAALMTEQRVIPRIMTAATTGMVVVTVALTVFAGPLYDICARIGGALLEPASVVQLEQEHDDSTGQTEPLEEVP; encoded by the coding sequence ATGACCCCGGTCGCCCCCGCGCTCGTGCCGCTGCTGGTCACCCTGCCCCTGCTGGGTGCGGCGATCGCGCTGATCGCCGGACGCCACCGTCGCGTGCAGGTGACGGTGTCGATCGTGACCCTGACCGTGGTGTGCGCGATCGCGGGCGTCCTGCTGGCCGTCGTCGACCTCGGGGACCAGGCCATCGCGGTCTCGGTCGGAGGCTGGCCGATCCCGTACGGCATCGTGCTCTACGTCGACCGGTTCGCGGCGCTGCTGGTGATGGTCTCCTCCGTCGTGCTGCTCGCGGTCCTGCTCTTCTCGGTGGGGCAGGGCGCGGCGGACGGCGACGACGACACGCCGGTGTCGATCTTCCACCCGACCTACCTCGTGCTCGCGGCCGGGATCTTCACGGCCTTCATCGCCGGAGACCTGTTCAACCTGTACGTCGGGTTCGAGATCCTTCTCGTGGCGTCCTACGTGCTCATCACTCTCGGCTCCACCCGGTCCCGGATCCGCACGGGCGCCGTGTACATCGTCGTCTCGCTGGTGTCGTCGATCCTGTTCCTCGCCGCGATCGCGATGATCTACGGCGCCCTCGGCACGGTCAACATGGTCCATATCGCCCAGCGGATGTCGGAGCTGCCGACTGAGACCCAGCTGGTGCTGCATGTGCTGCTGCTCGTGGCGTTCAGCATCAAGGCGGCGGTGTTCCCGCTGTCCTTCTGGCTCCCCGACTCGTATCCCACGGCGCCGGCACCGGTGACGGCGGTCTTCGCGGGCCTGCTGACCAAGGTGGGCGTCTACGCGATCATCCGCACCGAGACCGAGCTGTTCCTCGACAGCGACGTCAACACCGTGCTGATGTACGCCGCACTCGCGACCATGATCGTCGGTGTCCTCGGCGCCGTCGCCCAGGCCGAGCTCAAGCGCATCCTGTCGTTCACGCTCGTCAGCCATATCGGCTACATGATCTTCGGGCTCGCGATCGCGACGCCCGCAGCGATCGGCGCCACGGTGTATTACATGGTCCACCACATCGTCGTGCAGACGACCCTCTTCCTGGCGGTGGGCCTCGTCGAGCGGCGCGCGGGCTCCACGTCGATCCTGCGGGTCAAGGGGCTCATGCGCGCAGCGCCGGTCATCGCGGTGCTGTACTTCATCCCCGCGGTCAATCTCGGAGGACTCCCGCCGTTCTCGGGCTTCATCGGCAAGTTCGCGCTGTTCGACGCCGCGGCGCAGGTCGGCACGCCGCTCATGATCGTCCTGATCGTCGGCGGCGTCGTGACCTCGCTGCTCACGCTGTACGCGCTCATGCGTGCGTGGAACCTCTCGTTCTGGCGCGAGGAGGACGACTCCGCCGAGACCGAGGAGCGCATCGCGTACCTGGATGACGCCCCCGACGCCGCCCTCATGACCGAGCAGCGCGTCATCCCGCGCATCATGACCGCGGCCACGACCGGCATGGTCGTGGTGACGGTCGCGCTGACGGTGTTCGCCGGCCCGCTCTATGACATCTGCGCGCGCATCGGCGGCGCGCTGCTCGAACCCGCCTCGGTCGTGCAGCTGGAACAGGAGCACGACGACAGCACCGGTCAGACCGAGCCGCTGGAGGAGGTGCCATGA
- a CDS encoding Na+/H+ antiporter subunit E: MTPIDPAPPRAREALTRLRRQLPFFVWLVVLWMLLWGQFTWTAFLTGLIAAIVVTRVFRLPPVELSGRVNLWYGLVFVVEFLGSLVAGSLTVAWQAVSPRGQPGAAIIAVPLVTDDDLIMTHTAVTASLIPGSLVLEADRERRVLYLHVIGVSDQRDVERQRESVLRWERRIVMAVGSRAQVAQLRAARAGGGGGT, from the coding sequence ATGACCCCGATCGACCCCGCTCCGCCGCGTGCTCGCGAGGCGCTGACGCGCCTGCGGCGCCAGCTGCCCTTCTTCGTATGGCTCGTGGTGCTCTGGATGCTGCTGTGGGGGCAGTTCACGTGGACGGCGTTCCTGACCGGGCTGATCGCCGCGATCGTGGTGACGCGCGTGTTCCGGCTGCCCCCCGTGGAGCTGTCCGGCCGCGTGAACCTCTGGTACGGGCTCGTGTTCGTCGTCGAGTTCCTCGGGTCGCTCGTGGCCGGATCGCTCACGGTCGCATGGCAGGCGGTGAGCCCCCGCGGGCAGCCGGGCGCCGCGATCATCGCCGTGCCTCTGGTCACCGACGACGACCTCATCATGACTCACACGGCCGTCACGGCATCCCTGATCCCGGGATCGCTCGTCCTCGAGGCCGACCGCGAGCGACGGGTGCTCTACCTGCACGTCATCGGCGTGAGCGACCAGCGGGACGTCGAGCGTCAGCGCGAGAGCGTGCTGCGCTGGGAGCGGCGGATCGTGATGGCCGTCGGCTCGCGGGCGCAGGTCGCGCAGCTGCGGGCCGCGCGGGCCGGGGGAGGGGGCGGCACATGA
- a CDS encoding monovalent cation/H+ antiporter complex subunit F, translating into MNVVLIIAAVIFAVAALVTVYKIVVGPSILDRAVASDVLLTEVMCVLGVEMAINHHTRSLPVLLIIAAVGVFGSIAIARFVARRDQTDR; encoded by the coding sequence ATGAACGTCGTGCTCATCATCGCGGCGGTGATCTTCGCGGTCGCCGCTCTCGTGACCGTCTACAAGATCGTCGTCGGGCCATCGATCCTCGATCGGGCCGTGGCGTCGGACGTCCTGCTCACCGAGGTGATGTGCGTGCTCGGGGTCGAGATGGCGATCAACCACCACACGCGCTCGCTCCCGGTTCTCCTGATCATCGCCGCGGTGGGGGTGTTCGGCTCCATCGCGATCGCCCGATTCGTCGCGCGGAGGGACCAGACAGACCGATGA
- the mnhG gene encoding monovalent cation/H(+) antiporter subunit G: MTVLLDILSLALILAGAILCLTAAIGLVRFHDVPSRLHASTKPQVLGFLLIAVAVALSLRSWPVVAFLVPVVLIQLATAPLAAHIVGRQAYRNGTIDRPGLVADDLAESHETPPGSGG, translated from the coding sequence ATGACCGTCCTGCTCGACATCCTTTCGCTCGCCCTGATCCTGGCGGGCGCGATCCTGTGTCTCACCGCCGCCATCGGGCTCGTCCGCTTCCACGACGTCCCGAGCCGGCTCCACGCATCCACCAAGCCGCAGGTGCTGGGGTTCCTCCTGATCGCGGTCGCCGTCGCACTGTCGCTGCGATCGTGGCCGGTCGTGGCGTTCCTCGTCCCGGTCGTGCTCATCCAGCTGGCCACCGCGCCGCTGGCAGCCCACATCGTCGGCCGGCAGGCCTATCGCAACGGCACGATCGACCGTCCGGGTCTGGTCGCGGACGACCTCGCCGAGTCCCACGAGACGCCGCCGGGATCCGGCGGCTGA
- a CDS encoding penicillin acylase family protein — protein sequence MTVPPALFADDDAGAPPPRSLGRRVAITLYMIVASVTVLALVAAGFVVFTIQRSFPQLEGTAAAAGLRSDVVVQRDELGVPTITAANTHDLFFAQGYVHAQDRFWEMDFRRHVTSGRLSELFGASQVATDTFLRTLGWHAIAELEVEALDETTRAYYEAYADGVNAYLAERDGADVSLEYAVLGLQNPDYEIEPWTPVDSVAWLKAMAWDLRSNVEDETERAITAQNLSPEQIAELYPAYPFDRNPVIVPRLTSLPDVATASHDGGEDTDASTASASIEWTEVGGVIEAVGTLVGDAGEGIGSNSWVVSGNLTESGMPLLVNDPHLGASLPSVWHQVQLRCRTVDESCPFDVAGFSFSGLPGVIIGHNSRIAWGFTNLSSDVTDLYVERIEGDSYWRDGSLVPLETRSETIRVAGGDDVTIQVRSTVHGPIVSEAAPDFDTIATEPYVGETDAAVQPSSAPAGEYAVSLRWTALDPGTTASALFALNIARDFPAFRAAASMFDVPAQNLVYADVDGNIGYQTPGRLPVRGSGDGSMPMPGWSSAYDWQGFIPFENLPVLFNPDDGYIVTANNAVVTDDFGYDLTRDWDYGWRAARITELIERRIAETNGVLTAEQMRDILADSEFFMGKRLAAVFLTRTSEDPQVDAALDLLRTWDAHSSADSAAAAYANVLWDELVRNLFVLGRESAAPISDHSRLFLLVDQLFDDPESPWWTNVGLGVEGMDDMLDRSAADAYRRLSVAQGPKPSRWRWGALHALELRSETFGESGIAPIEALFNRGPYETSGGTSLVNATGWRLGGDFSTVTVPSMRMIIDLSDFDRSSWNHLTGNSGHAFHPNYIDQTQAWQQVRLTPWAFSRDAVDAAATHTLTLTPAG from the coding sequence ATGACGGTCCCCCCTGCGCTGTTCGCCGACGACGACGCCGGCGCACCGCCCCCTCGCTCCCTCGGCCGCCGCGTGGCGATCACGCTGTACATGATCGTGGCCTCCGTCACGGTGCTCGCCCTCGTCGCCGCCGGCTTCGTCGTCTTCACGATCCAGCGCTCGTTCCCGCAGCTGGAGGGCACGGCGGCCGCCGCGGGCCTGAGATCGGACGTCGTGGTGCAGCGGGACGAACTCGGCGTCCCGACGATCACGGCGGCCAACACGCACGATCTGTTCTTCGCCCAGGGCTACGTCCACGCGCAGGACCGGTTCTGGGAGATGGACTTCCGCCGCCACGTCACCAGTGGACGTCTGTCGGAGCTGTTCGGCGCCTCGCAGGTCGCCACCGACACCTTCCTGCGTACGCTCGGCTGGCATGCCATCGCCGAGCTCGAGGTCGAAGCCCTCGACGAGACCACGCGGGCGTACTACGAGGCGTACGCCGATGGCGTCAACGCCTACCTCGCCGAGCGCGACGGCGCCGACGTGTCGCTGGAGTACGCCGTGCTGGGCCTGCAGAACCCCGACTACGAGATCGAGCCGTGGACGCCGGTCGACTCGGTCGCGTGGCTCAAGGCCATGGCGTGGGATCTGCGCTCCAATGTCGAGGACGAGACCGAGCGCGCGATCACCGCGCAGAACCTCTCCCCCGAGCAGATCGCGGAGCTGTACCCCGCCTACCCGTTCGATCGCAATCCGGTGATCGTCCCCCGCCTGACGTCTCTGCCCGACGTCGCGACCGCTTCGCACGACGGCGGCGAGGACACCGACGCGTCGACGGCCTCGGCGTCGATCGAGTGGACCGAGGTCGGCGGCGTGATCGAGGCCGTGGGCACCCTCGTCGGCGATGCGGGCGAGGGCATCGGCTCGAACTCGTGGGTCGTGTCGGGCAACCTGACCGAGTCGGGCATGCCCCTGCTGGTCAACGATCCGCACCTCGGCGCCTCGCTCCCGAGCGTCTGGCACCAGGTCCAGCTGCGCTGCCGGACGGTCGACGAGAGCTGCCCGTTCGACGTGGCGGGCTTCTCGTTCTCGGGTCTGCCGGGCGTCATCATCGGCCACAACTCCCGCATCGCATGGGGTTTCACGAACCTCTCCAGCGATGTCACCGACCTGTACGTCGAGCGCATCGAGGGCGATTCGTACTGGCGTGACGGCAGCCTCGTCCCCCTCGAGACCCGCAGCGAGACGATCCGGGTGGCCGGCGGCGACGATGTCACGATCCAGGTGCGCAGCACCGTGCACGGGCCCATCGTGTCCGAGGCCGCACCCGATTTCGACACCATCGCGACCGAGCCGTACGTGGGCGAGACCGATGCGGCCGTACAGCCGTCGTCGGCGCCCGCCGGGGAGTACGCGGTGAGCCTGCGCTGGACGGCCCTGGACCCGGGGACCACCGCATCCGCGCTCTTCGCGCTGAACATCGCCCGCGACTTCCCGGCGTTCCGGGCCGCCGCGTCGATGTTCGACGTGCCCGCGCAGAACCTCGTCTACGCCGATGTGGACGGCAACATCGGCTACCAGACCCCGGGCCGGCTTCCGGTGCGGGGCAGCGGCGACGGCTCCATGCCCATGCCCGGGTGGTCGTCGGCGTACGACTGGCAGGGATTCATCCCCTTCGAGAACCTGCCGGTCCTCTTCAATCCCGATGACGGATACATCGTCACCGCCAACAACGCCGTCGTGACAGACGACTTCGGCTACGACCTCACCCGCGACTGGGACTACGGGTGGCGCGCGGCGCGCATCACCGAGCTGATCGAGCGGCGCATCGCCGAGACGAACGGCGTCCTCACGGCCGAGCAGATGCGCGACATCCTCGCCGACAGCGAGTTCTTCATGGGCAAGCGACTCGCGGCGGTCTTCCTGACGCGCACCTCGGAGGACCCTCAGGTCGATGCCGCGCTGGACCTGCTGCGCACGTGGGATGCCCACAGCTCGGCCGACTCCGCCGCGGCCGCCTACGCCAACGTCCTGTGGGACGAGCTGGTGCGCAATCTGTTCGTGCTCGGCCGTGAGTCCGCCGCCCCGATCAGCGACCACAGTCGGCTCTTCCTGCTCGTGGACCAGCTCTTCGACGATCCCGAGTCACCGTGGTGGACCAACGTGGGCCTGGGCGTCGAGGGCATGGACGACATGCTCGACCGCAGCGCCGCCGACGCCTACCGCCGCCTCTCGGTCGCCCAGGGTCCGAAGCCCTCGCGCTGGCGCTGGGGCGCGCTGCACGCGCTCGAGCTGCGCAGCGAGACGTTCGGGGAGTCCGGCATCGCGCCCATCGAAGCGCTCTTCAATCGGGGACCGTACGAGACCTCGGGCGGCACGTCGCTCGTCAATGCGACCGGCTGGCGGCTGGGCGGCGACTTCTCCACCGTCACGGTTCCCTCGATGCGCATGATCATCGACCTGTCCGACTTCGACCGGTCGAGCTGGAACCACCTCACCGGCAACAGCGGGCACGCGTTCCACCCGAACTACATCGACCAGACGCAGGCGTGGCAGCAGGTGCGCCTGACGCCCTGGGCGTTCTCGCGGGATGCGGTGGATGCCGCCGCGACGCACACCCTGACGCTCACGCCGGCCGGCTGA
- the argG gene encoding argininosuccinate synthase — translation MSKVLESLPIGERVGIAFSGGLDTSVAVAWMRDKGAIPCTYTGDLGQPDEDDIESIPGRALEYGAEVSRLVDCKTALVEEGFGALACGAFHIRSGGRTYFNTTPIGRAVTGTLLVRAMKEDGVDIWGDGSTYKGNDIERFYRYGLLANPALRIYKPWLDAEFVSELGGRQEMSEWLVAHGFPYRDSAEKAYSTDANIWGATHEAKTLEHLDVSLETVEPIMGVRFWDPAVEIESEDVTVTFEDGRPVALNGVEYTDPVQLVFEANRIGGRHGLGMSDQIENRIIEAKSRGIYEAPGMALLFIAYERLVNGILNEDTLATYHEQGRRLGRLMYEGRWLEPQSLMLRESIQKWVGSTISGTVALRLRRGEDYTILDTTATRLSYAPEKLSMERVGDAAFGPTDRIGQLTMRNLDIADSRSSLEFYASRGIIGGATGDLVGSLEQGGAAEITEHAVEYSAEREELAEATDAVNEASAFDAGTD, via the coding sequence ATGTCCAAGGTGCTTGAGTCCCTGCCCATCGGCGAGCGCGTCGGCATCGCCTTCTCGGGAGGTCTCGACACCTCCGTCGCGGTCGCGTGGATGCGCGACAAGGGCGCGATCCCCTGCACCTACACCGGCGATCTCGGCCAGCCCGACGAGGACGACATCGAGTCGATCCCGGGTCGCGCGCTCGAGTACGGCGCCGAGGTCTCTCGCCTCGTCGACTGCAAGACGGCGCTCGTCGAAGAGGGCTTCGGCGCCCTCGCGTGCGGCGCGTTCCACATCCGCTCGGGCGGCCGCACGTACTTCAACACCACGCCCATCGGGCGCGCCGTCACCGGCACGCTGCTGGTGCGCGCGATGAAGGAGGACGGCGTCGACATCTGGGGCGACGGCTCGACCTACAAGGGCAACGACATCGAGCGCTTCTACCGCTACGGGCTGCTGGCGAACCCCGCGCTGCGCATCTACAAGCCGTGGCTCGACGCCGAATTCGTGTCGGAGCTCGGCGGGCGCCAGGAGATGAGCGAATGGCTCGTCGCGCACGGCTTCCCGTACCGCGACTCGGCCGAGAAGGCCTACTCCACCGACGCGAACATCTGGGGCGCCACCCACGAGGCGAAGACGCTCGAGCACCTCGATGTGTCGCTCGAGACGGTCGAGCCCATCATGGGCGTGCGCTTCTGGGATCCGGCCGTCGAGATCGAGAGCGAGGACGTCACCGTCACGTTCGAGGACGGCCGCCCGGTCGCGCTCAACGGCGTCGAGTACACCGACCCGGTGCAGCTCGTCTTCGAGGCGAACCGCATCGGCGGCCGCCACGGCCTCGGCATGAGCGACCAGATCGAGAACCGCATCATCGAAGCCAAGTCGCGCGGCATCTACGAGGCGCCCGGCATGGCGCTGCTGTTCATCGCGTACGAGCGCCTCGTCAACGGCATCCTCAACGAGGACACCCTGGCGACCTATCACGAGCAGGGCCGGCGCCTGGGCCGCCTCATGTACGAGGGACGCTGGCTCGAGCCGCAGTCGCTCATGCTGCGCGAGTCCATCCAGAAGTGGGTCGGCTCGACGATCTCCGGCACCGTCGCGCTGCGCCTGCGCCGCGGCGAGGACTACACGATTCTCGACACCACGGCGACCCGCCTGTCCTACGCGCCCGAGAAGCTCTCGATGGAGCGCGTCGGCGACGCCGCCTTCGGCCCCACCGACCGCATCGGTCAGCTGACCATGCGCAACCTCGACATCGCCGACTCCCGTTCGAGCCTGGAGTTCTACGCGTCGCGCGGCATCATCGGAGGCGCCACCGGCGACCTGGTGGGCTCGCTCGAGCAGGGCGGAGCCGCCGAGATCACCGAGCACGCCGTGGAGTACAGCGCCGAGCGCGAGGAGCTCGCCGAGGCCACGGACGCGGTCAACGAGGCCTCGGCGTTCGACGCCGGCACCGACTGA
- a CDS encoding Pr6Pr family membrane protein, with translation MFWSQMRIAAAVMALCAVGAGLVVNVDRAARQGQDLAAVLANYFSLFTIVSSSLGAAVLVAAAVWDMRNRGDSREPVAIALALAAVSGPILLLGVVYNVLLRGIPSAVALGDTAGIAMLDEFAIEVLHVVLPLYVLFDLLAAPRRRGLSWRMLPVIVGYPLTWTVYTMVRGERVANPDGTTPWWYPYPFLDPHGAGGYGTALTYIGGILIAFLAIGSGIIAIGRYRERRATRRHTATPMIGAAPA, from the coding sequence ATGTTCTGGAGTCAGATGAGGATCGCAGCCGCCGTCATGGCGCTGTGCGCAGTGGGTGCCGGGCTCGTGGTCAACGTCGACCGCGCGGCTCGGCAGGGGCAGGATCTCGCGGCGGTGCTCGCGAACTACTTCAGTCTCTTCACGATCGTGTCGTCGTCGCTCGGCGCCGCTGTCCTCGTCGCCGCCGCAGTGTGGGACATGCGCAATCGCGGCGACTCGCGCGAGCCGGTGGCCATCGCCCTGGCTCTGGCTGCGGTGTCGGGCCCGATCCTGCTGCTGGGCGTGGTCTACAACGTCCTGCTGCGCGGCATCCCGTCCGCCGTCGCCCTCGGCGACACCGCCGGCATCGCGATGCTCGACGAGTTCGCGATCGAGGTGCTGCACGTGGTGCTCCCGCTCTACGTGCTGTTCGACCTGCTTGCCGCGCCGCGGCGACGCGGACTGTCGTGGCGGATGCTGCCGGTGATCGTCGGGTATCCGCTGACGTGGACCGTGTACACGATGGTGCGGGGAGAGCGGGTCGCGAACCCCGACGGCACGACGCCGTGGTGGTACCCCTATCCCTTCCTCGACCCGCACGGCGCCGGAGGCTACGGCACGGCGCTGACCTACATCGGCGGCATCCTCATCGCCTTCCTCGCGATCGGATCGGGCATCATCGCGATCGGCCGGTACCGGGAGCGCCGGGCCACCCGGCGCCACACCGCGACGCCGATGATCGGCGCGGCACCCGCGTGA
- a CDS encoding Pr6Pr family membrane protein: protein MIWATMRIAAAVLAASGWIAGFVVNVSRAQRFDEDLGLVIMNYFSFLTIFTTLLTVIILTVAGVWDLRHPGTSPEPFAVALSVAMVTAPAILIGVVYNILLRGLPSEAALTDPPLIYFCDRWAIEVMHVVLPLYLLADLLFASRRRALPWWSLSVLVGYPLVWTVYTMIRGELVVSPDGNNPWWYPYPFLDPHGEGGYASVFMYIGAITGAFIVIGVILIAVGRHRARRAARSAPAMVDTGSPTP from the coding sequence ATGATCTGGGCAACGATGCGGATCGCAGCCGCCGTCCTGGCTGCATCGGGGTGGATCGCGGGGTTCGTCGTCAACGTCTCACGTGCGCAGCGATTCGATGAGGATCTCGGCCTCGTGATCATGAACTACTTCAGCTTCCTGACGATCTTCACCACCCTGCTCACGGTGATCATCCTGACCGTCGCGGGAGTGTGGGATCTGCGGCATCCGGGCACGTCGCCCGAGCCCTTCGCGGTAGCGCTCAGCGTCGCGATGGTGACCGCGCCCGCGATCCTGATCGGCGTGGTGTACAACATCCTGCTGCGGGGGCTCCCGTCCGAGGCGGCTCTCACCGACCCGCCGTTGATCTACTTCTGCGATCGGTGGGCGATCGAGGTGATGCACGTCGTGCTGCCGCTGTATCTGCTGGCCGACCTGCTGTTCGCCTCGCGCCGGCGCGCACTGCCGTGGTGGTCGCTCTCGGTGCTGGTCGGGTATCCGCTCGTGTGGACGGTGTACACGATGATCCGGGGCGAGCTCGTCGTCAGTCCCGACGGGAACAACCCGTGGTGGTATCCGTACCCGTTCCTGGACCCCCACGGCGAAGGCGGATATGCCTCGGTGTTCATGTACATCGGAGCCATCACCGGCGCTTTCATCGTCATCGGCGTGATTCTCATCGCCGTCGGACGTCACCGGGCGCGGCGCGCGGCGCGGTCCGCGCCGGCGATGGTCGACACCGGTTCGCCGACGCCCTGA
- a CDS encoding DUF1254 domain-containing protein, protein MRIHVNVDNFVRAETDRMFAGMAAVAGGVGVFGHHREPTPIDQQTVIRMNRDTLYSFALIDVSEGATVTLPDAGGRYLSAMVVNEDHYVMAIHHSAGDFSLSAANCGSEYALVAVRILVDPGDPDDLAAVAALQDGLGVEAGASRPFVLPDYDTASMDATREALLTLAAGMSDYDRAFGTPHEVDPVRHLIGTASGWGGLPNSETIYTAINPDLEPGEYALTMQDVPVDAFWSVSVYDAHGFFAANPAGRYTVNSVTGIPDPDGAVTVRFTADTGTSVPNAIPVPEGWNVVVRFYRPRNALTDGSWTLPDIEPVA, encoded by the coding sequence ATGAGAATCCATGTCAACGTCGACAACTTCGTCCGCGCAGAGACCGATCGCATGTTCGCCGGGATGGCCGCCGTCGCCGGAGGGGTGGGCGTCTTCGGTCATCACCGCGAGCCGACGCCGATCGATCAGCAGACCGTCATCCGCATGAACCGCGACACCCTCTACAGCTTCGCGCTCATCGACGTGTCGGAGGGCGCGACCGTGACCCTTCCCGACGCCGGTGGCCGGTACCTCTCGGCGATGGTCGTCAACGAGGACCACTACGTCATGGCCATCCACCACTCCGCCGGCGACTTCTCGCTCAGCGCCGCGAACTGCGGCTCGGAGTACGCGCTCGTCGCGGTCCGCATCCTCGTCGATCCGGGGGATCCCGACGATCTCGCGGCGGTCGCCGCGCTGCAGGACGGGCTGGGCGTCGAGGCGGGGGCCTCGCGCCCGTTCGTCCTGCCGGACTATGACACCGCGAGCATGGACGCCACGCGCGAAGCGCTGCTGACCCTCGCCGCGGGGATGAGCGACTACGACCGCGCGTTCGGGACGCCGCACGAGGTCGATCCGGTCAGGCACCTGATCGGAACGGCGTCCGGATGGGGCGGACTGCCGAACTCCGAGACGATCTACACGGCCATCAACCCCGACCTCGAGCCGGGCGAGTACGCGCTGACGATGCAGGACGTCCCCGTCGACGCGTTCTGGTCGGTGTCGGTTTACGACGCACACGGCTTCTTCGCCGCCAACCCGGCAGGGCGCTACACGGTGAACAGCGTCACCGGCATCCCGGACCCCGACGGCGCGGTCACGGTCCGCTTCACCGCCGACACCGGGACCTCGGTGCCCAACGCGATCCCCGTGCCCGAGGGCTGGAACGTCGTCGTGCGCTTCTATCGTCCCCGGAACGCGCTGACGGACGGCTCCTGGACCCTCCCGGACATCGAGCCGGTCGCGTGA